In Babesia bovis T2Bo chromosome 3, whole genome shotgun sequence, the genomic window ACTATTCATACTTATTACCTGACTATTGAGAAGTAGCTTTCAATCAATGTCTTGATAAGCTGTGCTTCTATAACTTCACGTTCACTGGGCTCGTTTCCTAAAATAACTACTCGTGGTATGTTTGGGAGCCACAACGCTGGTTTCTCCAATAGTGGTTCGTGTTCTTCCTTTGGGTAGGGGTCAAATGACTCCTGTTTTTTATGTATATCCAGGCTGCGATGGAATCCAAAGGGACACCTTAAAACCTACGTATCTGATTGAAGTGATTCTGCGTATGTCGAATTAGTTTCAGGGCCCCTGGGCAACTGTCGGTATACATGTTGCTTATGCATTGGTGTATGTTCTCGTGGTCTCTGTTGGTACTGTTCTGCCATGGCGTTATTCTTTAGGAAATCTGGGTGGTTGGTATTGATGTACGCAAGTTCAATTTTAATCATGTTACGGATCATATCCTTGGTTGGCCCTAGGCACTGCTTGATTAGGTTGCGTACTACCTGTAGCATTTTGGCGCGCATGTTGGTGTACCTGTTTAATTCCTCAACTTGGCATGTTTCCAGTATATTCAATAGTTCTTCATAAACCTGATCCACGCACTGTAGTGATGGTGGTTCCAGTAGTTGTATTTGTTTCTTCACTAGGTTAGCAAAAGCCAGTTCTGGGACAAATAACGCACTTGTAGGCCCCGTGGAGTTGCGTATAGCTGTGCGTACCTCTATATCCGAAAGTCCCGCCAGGGGGTTAAATGCCTTTAGGGTCTTTAGGTAGCTATCGTTAAAGATGTAGTATATCCTAGCACCGCCGCTCAGCTGTGCTGGGTTTTGCGTTGAGGTACTCCTGCCACTGATGATATCCGTGAACTTTTGTGAGAAGGTGCTGAAAAAATGTAGCAAGCATGCACTAGGTGAATCCGCCAGGTTACTTGGACCGTACGATGCCAGTTCAATTTGCTTCTCATTGAGCATGTTTATTAATTTATCCTTTACATAGGGTAATATATCCTTGATATGTCCTGTTAAAATTTCGTTAAGCATTGCTGATAAATGTCTGGTTCCACACCTATTTGCGATTTGAGAAAATATGTGGTGTGTTTGGAAGAATCGTTCTTCTTCCTGTGCGCTGTGGTTAGTGTCGGCCACTGCAGTAGACCGATCTCGGCATACAACTCCGACATATCCTCGTCGTAGCTTGTATACCTTGCCCTGCAGCACATCCAGTGTGGCATTGGCATCCTCCACAATATCACATTTCGTAATAACCCCGATGGTTCGTAGCCCCTGGGGGTCAACCTCTCGGGCCATCTGCAGGCTGTCTGAGGTGGCAATGTCCGTATTAGCTGACGTCAGTGCCAGTATTATACATGATGGTTGTGCGATATACTCCATGATCATGCGTCGAATTTGGAATTCAATATCGTGCGTTTGATCGTTGACTGGTACCTTGGTAATTCCTGGCAAATCAATCAGAGTGAGGTCAACGACCTTTGGCGATACGATTTTAAGGAATATTGGCACTGGTGACACATTTTTAGTATTTCCTAGTAATCGTTCAGTTTCAGATCTTATTTCAGCCTTGATCTTGTTAAAGTCGCTATAAATAACGCCCTTCTTATGTGCAAATTCTCCATATTCTATAGCACTGGGATCATAGCGTAGCTGGGAACTATAAATCGTACTCATACTGCCTACCTGTAGTATCAAAGGCCTCTGTGTAACTATCCCGGTACCTTTTGGCAGGAATGGTCGTCCTACTATCGCTTCCAGTACTGATGACTTGCCTACTGACTGAGCTCCTACCACGGCGATGGCAGGCAGCTCGGGGCTGCATTCGCCAGCTTGCGCTAGTATGGCGTGCAGTTTACTAACTATTGGTATTAGTTGCTCCATGTAGATAATATGTTATGGAACGTTTCGGTGAGCTTATGTACCCACACACTACTTTGGATACACATCCCACTTTTAGGACGCGCCACGCTATATTTAGCTTTGGTTTATATACTTTTAgatatgtgtatatgttttacTATCCTCCGCGCAATCTCAGTACCATGTGTATAACTGCGTTGTTCTGTGCAGGATGTCCCTGGTGTGTATGTGTGTTACCTGTATATTGTATTCTGCCAGTGTCTTGTGGTCCTGTAGCATCTTACCCTGGTATATTATCCTTTGCTGGTCTACTGGTAGTTTTTGCTTTTTACTTAACTTCTTCTTGAACTCCAATACTGTGTCGTTAGGGTCTACCTCTACTTCTATTTTTTGGCCTGTGTATTGTCTGGATTGTATCCTAGAACTTACCTAGCATCGTCTGTACTTGTACTGTCATACCACCCCTAAGGGGCACTAACATGTCCACAGTGGgctgtatatatgactGGAATCTGTTATTATAGCATACCTCAACCAGTTGATCACAGTGATCCAGCCTTTCTCCGCGTGAGTATAGTCCCACCGGGACTCCATATTGCCGTTCTAGCTTTTTAGCAAGGTCACCTGCTGTCTTGATTCCATTTTTCGGTACATAAGCACTGCCTATAAGCCATGAATGGGTCTATGTAATGTTTGGGTTATACAGAGGAGTATATTGATCAGAAGGAGTAACATAGAATCCAGGTcatatatgatatagacaCCGTCGGCATTTCCACGTGATTTAACCTACCATTCAGTGTTCTGACATGGATGTGCTTATCGTTGTTTTTGGCACCAGTTGTTATCTGGGCTACCAGGAGTAGTATTAGGACCGGAGTCATTTACTATAAAAACACCCAGCCTTCTATGAATGTGTTGTGACAATCGACTGGAAGGCtatgtgatatacactgtgtatatataaaacatgaGGTGAGTTATAGTGTGCTAGAAAGAGGTTATGTTTGAGTTATTAGACTCGAAGTGAGTATCATGATTAATCCAACGTTATACTGGGGAGTGTGTAAGGGCTTCCCAGAGTCTAGTCGATAGACctacatgatatatattatgaaGACACCATTCTGGTGTGTACGTTCTGGTTTATAGCAAAGAATCTGATGAAATTCAATACATTAATCACCTTTTTTCTATGCTCCACAAAATATTACGCGTCCTTCTAGTTACTAATTCACTAGTGGGGTGCAGACAACGTTCAGTGGGAGTGACCTATTGACTTGTGTGATCACTTTATCCGCCATCTACATATTTACCATGGAGAACAAAACTAGTTTCGTCACTGACTTCCTCATGGGTGGTGTGTCCGCCGCTGTTTCTAAAACTGCGGTGGCACCCATTGAGCGCGTGAAGATGCTTATCCAGACCCAGGACACAATTCCCGAAATCAAGAGTGGAAAATTGCCACGTTACACTGGTATTGTGAACTGTTTCGGTCGTGTTTGTGCGGAGCAGGGTGTATCTTCTTTATGGAGGGGCAACATGGCTAATGTGATTCGTTACTTCCCAACTCAGGCCTTCAACTTCGCCTTTAAGGACTTTTTCAAGACCCTGTTCCCCAAGTACAACCAGAAGACTGAATTTTGGAAGTTTTTCGCTGCTAACGTTGCTTCTGGTGGTCTTGCTGGTGCCAGTTCTTTGATGATTGTGTACCCACTTGACTTTGCAAGGACTCGTCTTGCCAGTGATGTTCGTAAGGAGGGCCAGCGTGAGTTCACAGGTTTGTTGGACTGTTTGATGAAGATTAAGCGTTCCACTGGTTTCATGTCGCTGTACAAGGGTTTCAGCATATCTGTGACTGGTATCATTGTTTACCGTGGTACCTACTTTGGTATGTACGACTCTGCTAAGGCTGTGTTGTATGGTGATGACAAGAACGTCAGTTTGTTCTTCAAGTGGTTCGTTGCTCAGACTGTCACCATCAACGCTGGTTTGGCTTCATACCCCTTTGACACCGTTCGTCGTCgtatgatgatgatgtctGGTAAGAAGCAGACTTCTGAGATTATGTACACGAGCTCCTTGGACTGCTTCCGCAAGATTTTAAAGAATGAGGGTGTCAACGGTTTCTTCAAGGGTGCCTTTGCTAACATTCTGCGTGGTTTTGGTGGTGCCCTGGTCTTGGTTCTTTACGACGAGCTTAAAAAGTTTGTCCACTAGACATATCCTACGTAGCACATAAATTGTTGTGTTATAATTTATGAAgttattttgtttatgaCCTGTTTTGTCTAGTGCTTGGGGCGGTACACCGGTATTCCACCGTGATGGGTGTGTAGACCTGGTCACtatataacaatgttgcCGTCATCATCGTTGCTCCAGGATCATATGGATGTTTACGAGCCCATTGGGGATGATTTGCCGGAACGTGAGAATAGGTTAAAGCTACAGGATTTATACCAACGTTTCTGTGCATTCCTTCGTAGAGGAAGTGCTTTTGTACATCTATGTACAGCAGCTGCTGTATTTCTGTTTGCATTCGGTATATTCGCGGTTATTGGTAAATCTAGTGGCCCTAGTGACTGGGAGATTGCTATTCGCAATGAGCTTTTACATCGCAACTTTGAGAATCACGCTACTGTTCTGGGTGAGTACTCCGAGGACCCGGCTGCCATAATCGTTGAGGCACTCAAACGTGACCAGGTACTGATTGGTGCTTCCACTGCAGTAGAGCTCTATATCCAATTCAATGACTTTAACCGTGACTTCAAACGCCATGATAATAGCATATCTGAGAAAATCGAACGTTTTGCTACATTCTACCGGAATGTTACACGGATCCGGGAGTTCAATATGAATGTCCACAAAACATATACTATGAAAATCAATCAATTTGCGGACATGACACCTGAACAGTTCATGTCACTCCAGGGTACCCGAGCGTCAAAGATACGAGTTAGTAAAGGGATACCCGATTCACAAGTGGCGGCTGTGGGTAACCAAAAAGGACCTAATTTGAAATCTGAGGTTAGGCAAACTGGGAATCGATTTGCCGACATATCACCGGAGGACTTCATTGATCTACGTAAAGACAATTACATGACCCCTGTTAAAGACCAGGGTAATTGCGGATCATGCTGGGCATTCTCTCTCATTGGTGTCGCCGAGCCGTTTTTTAAACACAAGCGGGACATTGACGTTGTGCTAAGTGAACAGAATCTAGTGGACTGTGTGAAGGAGTGCCATGGATGTGATTATGGCAATTCCTACTTTGCCTACGAATACATACGTGACCATGGTGTATACCGGTTGGCATCATATCCATACACCGCCAAGAGCGGACCCTGTGTGGAACCGTTGAACGAACCCAGGTTAACTATATCACGGTTTGGCCTATCGGAAAACCCGGATTTACCACAATTATTAAAGCAGTATGGACCCCTAACTGTATACGTAGCTGTTAACGTAGATTGGCAGTTCTACAGTTCGGGTATCCTTGACAGCTGCGCTGATGAAATAAATCACGCAGTGGTACTTGCAGGGGTAGGTCAAGATGATGACGGACCCTTCTGGCTAATTAAAAACTCCTGGGGAACCTCTTGGGGCGAGGAAGGCTATGTTAGACTCGCGCGTGGAAGCAGCGCTTTTGACAACGAGTGTGGCCTGGCCCACATGGCCCTGTATGCGAGCGCCTAGGCTCGTTGAGTCAGCCTGACGCACGTTGTACGTGCGTATACATACTCCATAATTAATGATAAATCGAATTACATAAATTATACAGCGTGTATTCCAAAAGGAGGGTCTTATTTTTGTGTGCTGTCACGTCGGTCGGGCGGCAGTTGTATGCAGTTAGTACTAGAAAATGCTCTGACAGCCCTTATTCACAACAGAAGGCTTCATATATCAATTAGTGACACGTTGCGCTAGTGGTTTCGATAATAGGCAATACACACACCGTCTTCCTGAGACCGCGGCGCCATGTCCAGTGAGGAGGACCGCCTAGCGCAGTTCAAAACGCTGCGGCGCATTGGCGCCGGGCGTTTTGGCGAAGTGTACCAGGTCCAGCATAAGGTAAATTAGTTTTTGTTTTCACGAAAGCCCTACAGGTTACTGGAGAGCTCTTTTGCTGGAAGGTTGTATCTTACAAAGGGCTAAGTGAGAAGGAAAAGGAGCAGTTAGTTATGGAAGTCAACGTTATGAGGGATCTAAAGCACCCAAACATCGTTAGATACGTGGATCGAGTTGTGGATCGCCAGAAACACCTGCTGTACATCATCATGGAATACTGTGACTCCGGGGATCTAGGTGAAAATATGCGCCAGTTCCACAAGCATTATGTAAATGTGAACGAGCAGGTTATATTCGACATTGCACTTCAATTACTATTCGCTCTGGCCTACTGCCACAACTCGTCACTTGGACCTAAGCAGGGTCGTATACTCCATAGGGACCTGAAACCACAGAACATATTCCTACATTCAAACCACAAGGCACAGAACCGCAATGGGTATGTATGCAAGATTGGTGATTTGGGGTTATGCAGGAGCATTGGTATGGAATCATTTGCCCATTCATGTGTGGGAACTCCGTACTATTGGTGCCCTGAGATATTGTTATCTCAATCTAAGAACTACGATGACAAGATGGACATGTGGGCCTTGGGGATTGTTCTCTATGAACTATCCTATGGGAAGACACCGTTCCACAA contains:
- a CDS encoding dynamin central region family protein, whose product is MEQLIPIVSKLHAILAQAGECSPELPAIAVVGAQSVGKSSVLEAIVGRPFLPKGTGIVTQRPLILQLRYDPSAIEYGEFAHKKGVIYSDFNKIKAEIRSETERLLGNTKNVSPVPIFLKIVSPKVVDLTLIDLPGITKVPVNDQTHDIEFQIRRMIMEYIAQPSCIILALTSANTDIATSDSLQMAREVDPQGLRTIGVITKCDIVEDANATLDVLQGKVYKLRRGYVGVVCRDRSTAVADTNHSAQEEERFFQTHHIFSQIANRCGTRHLSAMLNEILTGHIKDILPYVKDKLINMLNEKQIELASYGPSNLADSPSACLLHFFSTFSQKFTDIISGRSTSTQNPAQLSGGARIYYIFNDSYLKTLKAFNPLAGLSDIEVRTAIRNSTGPTSALFVPELAFANLVKKQIQLLEPPSLQCVDQVYEELLNILETCQVEELNRYTNMRAKMLQVVRNLIKQCLGPTKDMIRNMIKIELAYINTNHPDFLKNNAMAEQYQQRPREHTPMHKQHVYRQLPRGPETNSTYAESLQSDTLDIHKKQESFDPYPKEEHEPLLEKPALWLPNIPRVVILGNEPSEREVIEAQLIKTLIESYFSIVRKNITDAVPKCIMHFMVNKTTESVHQELISQLYKKELYEELTAESKHIIERREMCVDSIRSLQQCVVELNELAEYKL
- a CDS encoding ubiquitin family protein; amino-acid sequence: MTPVLILLLVAQITTGAKNNDKHIHVRTLNGSAYVPKNGIKTAGDLAKKLERQYGVPVGLYSRGERLDHCDQLVEPTVDMLVPLRGGMTVQVQTMLGQKIEVEVDPNDTVLEFKKKLSKKQKLPVDQQRIIYQGKMLQDHKTLAEYNIQNNAVIHMVLRLRGG
- a CDS encoding Papain cysteine protease family protein codes for the protein MDVYEPIGDDLPERENRLKLQDLYQRFCAFLRRGSAFVHLCTAAAVFLFAFGIFAVIGKSSGPSDWEIAIRNELLHRNFENHATVLGEYSEDPAAIIVEALKRDQVLIGASTAVELYIQFNDFNRDFKRHDNSISEKIERFATFYRNVTRIREFNMNVHKTYTMKINQFADMTPEQFMSLQGTRASKIRVSKGIPDSQVAAVGNQKGPNLKSEVRQTGNRFADISPEDFIDLRKDNYMTPVKDQGNCGSCWAFSLIGVAEPFFKHKRDIDVVLSEQNLVDCVKECHGCDYGNSYFAYEYIRDHGVYRLASYPYTAKSGPCVEPLNEPRLTISRFGLSENPDLPQLLKQYGPLTVYVAVNVDWQFYSSGILDSCADEINHAVVLAGVGQDDDGPFWLIKNSWGTSWGEEGYVRLARGSSAFDNECGLAHMALYASA